In Uranotaenia lowii strain MFRU-FL chromosome 2, ASM2978415v1, whole genome shotgun sequence, one genomic interval encodes:
- the LOC129743365 gene encoding uncharacterized protein LOC129743365, giving the protein MQQKVEPMYCSQNDIYFLSTDSATGYGNLDKHVIAGGNDTVTYGELKKDLQQFIQTTMEATVQKCFEDHFARLAALMEIHSKHPSESSEPFEDPVENHKRINNECELHDWNLKLGNQTLCDKYLTYFTRIIPPSSYHSNGNNACYTIVDCLFTRDFWTRFTWTGINRGEKSKRGFREFGNVLHLLLKLVCIGDPTYTAQKLEDFIRSRLFRYCKPRSSSKKLRRSATRPSRIKYTEENPVEAMDAPESASTDVVVEQAGDRESVMILGDLMDDKEMYAGEYVDIEYYDDEDAGGEDAGDEDAGGEDADGVHDNGEDDGSEDDRSKDDGSEDNGSENDYSEVDD; this is encoded by the exons ATGCAGCAGAAAGTAGAACCAATGTATTGTTCACAAAATGATATATATTTTCTTTCGACGGATTCGGCGACTGGCTACGGAAATTTGGATAAGCATGTCATAGCAG GTGGCAACGATACTGTGACGTACGGCGAGTTGAAGAAGGACTTGCAGCAGTTTATTCAGACTACAATGGAAGCAACAGTACAGAAATGCTTCGAGGATCATTTTGCACGATTGGCCGCACTGATGGAAATCCACTCAAAACATCCCAGTGAGTCGTCTGAACCATTTGAGGACCCTgttgaaaatcacaaaaggATTAACAATGAATGTGAATTGCATGACTGGAATTTGAAGCTGGGAAATCAAACTCTTTGTGATAAATAT CTTACTTACTTCACCCGAATCATTCCACCGAGTTCGTACCATTCGAATGGAAATAATGCGTGCTACACGATTGTGGATTGCTTATTTACCAGAGATTTCTGGACCCGCTTCACCTGGACCGGAATCAACCGAGGCGAAAAATCGAAACGTGGTTTCAGAGAGTTTGGGAACGTTCTACATCTTCTTCTCAAACTAGTCTGCATTGGTGATCCAACATACACTGCTCAAAAGTTGGAGGACTTCATCAGATCTCGTTTGTTCCGGTACTGCAAACCCCGTTCATCCAGTAAGAAGTTACGCCGATCTGCAACCCGCCCTTCGCGAATCAAGTATACCGAAGAGAATCCTGTGGAAGCTATGGATGCACCGGAATCAGCTAGTACTGATGTAGTTGTGGAGCAAGCTGGTGATCGTGAATCGGTAATGATTCTGGGTGACTTAATGGACGATAAAGAAATGTATGCTGGTGAATATGTTGATATTGAATATTATGATGATGAAGATGCTGGTGGTGAAGATGCTGGTGATGAAGATGCTGGAGGTGAAGATGCTGACGGAGTACATGATAATGGTGAAGATGACGGTAGCGAAGATGATCGTAGCAAAGATGATGGTAGCGAAGACAATGGTAGTGAAAATGATTATAGCGAAGTTgatgattaa